Part of the Micropterus dolomieu isolate WLL.071019.BEF.003 ecotype Adirondacks linkage group LG17, ASM2129224v1, whole genome shotgun sequence genome is shown below.
ATCATGTTGACATGGCAATAAAGTATTGAATCTTGAATACCCCTGTCATTAGATCTATGCTAACCTCTCTTGGTCATCAATGGTCTGTGGGGAAGAGCCACAGAAAAGCTTCAGATACTGGAGAGTCAGCAGCAGGGATACATCTGTGGGTGGAAGCAGAACTGTAGACCTTATCAGAAAGAAACAGGGGAAAACACAGGTGCCGTAGTCCCTTCATACtgcagtttttttctcttccatTTCTTAATGGTTAGAATGAGGGGATATGGGCACCATAACATTAGAGAGAGCCAAAAGTCTATCCTACCCATGAATGATGGCTGAGGGAACATGGAGGTAGGATTGAACAAAGGCAGGCAACAATAGCCTTCCTATAAGAAATCACATAGTTTCCAGTTTCCACACAAACTTTTTACTCCTGtgtgcaatattttttttttatcaaagttTTGTTCACTTGTCTACAGATGTCTACATAAGGACATTGGCAGCAGTGTAGAAATACAGAAAGCAGATGGCCAGAATATAGATACATTATGTTCAGTATAGCTTTTTAAAAGGTACTGATGGTGTTTGCGATCTGACCCTAGACAAACCGCATCGCTCGGATCCTGGCAGGCAGCAAGAAAAAGATCTGTACAAAGAAACCTCGCTTCATGTCTGCCTGTGCTCAGCTCATCATTGCCTTCCTCCTCATACTGCTGCAGCTGGGCATCATCGTAGCTCTCTTCCTCATGGAGCCACCTGAGGTAAGCTGTGAGTGTAGGTGTGTGTCTCAACAGGTATCAAACTGAAGCTCTACCAACACGCTTAGAGTTAAACAGTTCTCACAATTAGGCAGTTTAATGAATGGCAATGTTATTTTGTAAAAGTGTACTGCTTGCCCAATCTATTTTAATTCCACTGTTACATATCTGTAAACATAATTTTTAATGTTCTGGAAGAGAAAAGTGATGCTTGTAGCAGAAGCTTTTTCATGCCCTGGTTACTCCGCTGTCTTTATAGGTGATCCATGACTACCCCAGCATCCGCCAGGTCAACCTCATTTGCAACACCACTAACCTGGCCGTGGTTGCCCCGCTGGGATACAATGGTCTGCTCATCCTCAGCTGCACCTTCTATGCCTTCAAGGTACTAGCTTAAGTGTTTGtaactacaactgacaatatcaCTAGTGAAAAGTCACCCAGACATAATGTGAAAAGCAATGATTGAAccactgtttgtgtttggtgCTCTACAACCTTTCAACAGGcgtaaataaattatattacacCAAATACATTATAAAGTCAATGTTTGATTATCAGTGACCTGCAGCCATCCATGTTCTGTAGAGTGTGAGAGCAGAGTGGTAAATGGAGACAAAAGCTGAAATACACTGCAAGTCAAGCAAATACATTAAGCATGTTTACAAAGCAGAGAAAACCAGTACAACTCTGGTAGCGAATGGTTATGACCCCATCTTTAATGAGGTGCACTTTCCCTACCTTTAAGGCAGAATCTACAGAACAATTCAACTACAAATAAGAAATTAATCTACTTGCttacactttctctctctccaagACCCGCAACGTCCCAGCTAATTTCAATGAGGCTAAGTACATTGCCTTTACCATGTACACCACCTGTATCATCTGGCTGGCCTTTGTACCCATCTACTTTGGTTCCAACTACAAAATTATCACCATGTGCTTCAGTGTCAGCCTCAGTGCCACTGTGGCTCTATGCTGCATGTTCGTACCCAAGGTAAGCCTGAGCCTAAAATCCACAGTTTCTACTCATTCACCTTTTAGATGaatatgtttttacatttttcagacTCCCTAAACATAAAGTTTCTGCTTTAagcttctgtaaataaaattttcaaGTGTCCATTAATAGTGTATATTAGGGAACTTCAAACATGCCGCAGTTGTAATCGTTCTAAATCAGCGCACAGGGTATATTAAACTTCAGGTAACCATAGCAGCAGTATTACTACTTTTATGCTACATTACCAGTTAATTACTACTGTCGAAACAGACCAAGATGACAATTTCTTGTACGTGGTAGGCATCCAAGTTATGACCTCAATAATACACGCTGATGTCTTCTGATCTTTTaagtaattaagtaaaatcGTTATTATTTATAGAAAAGCAGTTCACTTCCTACAGTACACGTGAATATTTACGTCATCCTCCCTCAActtccttgtttttttcttcccttgTGCATGCAAGAACTTAAATGTGATGATAAAGTACCCCAAAATATTAGTTGCTTGCGACCATATCTACCAATGCACAGGCAGCGCTCCCAGTAAACACCATGTAATTGAAAGTAAGTGCAAGTTAAgtttttgaataaataaatagaaacttgaaattaaattttaacCAAATGCCTGCATTGATGTGAAAAagctcatttaaaatattatcacGCATCGTGTTTTCTCCCACTTGTAATAGCAAGACATCCCTGTGGTGCCTCAAGGAGAAAGTATAACaacatttcaataaatattgtttcttttgAGAATTGTATATTTATTGCAGTTTCACATTTAAGGTCAGTCATAACAGCCTTCACCACTCATCACTCTAAAAAGAACATTTGTTAGAAGACAGATTTGTGTAAACAGACGGCATCAAATTATTTCCAACAACAGACGCAGTTATGAAggtcttcattttttttaatggtctTCTTTAAGAACTTAAAtaacattatgttttatttcatatcaGGTGTACATCATTCTAGCAAAACCAGAGCGTAACGTGCGCAGTGCCTTTACCACTAGCACAGTAGTGCGCATGCACGTGGGTGACGGCAAATCTTCCTCAGCCGCCAGCCGTTCTTCTAGTCTGGTTAATCTGTGGAAACGCAGAGGCTCTACTGGAGAGACACTCAggtacatatgtgtgtgtgtgcatgtgtgtgtatacactaGAGGCTTGTTGGCCAGGTTAATGCCAGGTTACTCCTCAGTTAGAGTCCAAGGCAGCATTTCTGTAATGACACTACTCTGAGACtatttatagtgtgtgtgtgtgtgtgtgtgtgtgtgtgtgtgtgtgtgtgtgtgtgtgtgtgtgagagagaaagagagattgaTTCTCTGAACTCTCCTGAGTCTGCTTGACTGTTCTTCTGACCCTAACATGAACTGCAGACAATTGCCTAATGATGACATGgcaaagaaggagagagaggagtgaacCGAGGAAGGGAGGGTAAGGAGAAATTCGGAAAGAGAAGTCTGATGACAGGGATGGAAGGGGGTGGAGGGAATGGACAGAGAGATGCCAAACAGAAGTGGtgcaaaagaaagagaagaaaagtcTAGATACGGAATAGTTTGAAAAGAAAGACGTAATAACTTTCACAGCTAGCTTAAGGCCATCTACAAGTCATCTACAGTGACAAGTAACCGATCAAAGGACACAAAGGGAGTGACGCACAGCTACTTGCCCAGAATGAAAGGGGAGAAAAAAGACAAGAACACATTTTCGTTTGTCAGCAGGTTACTTCAGCTCACCCCGCTTGGCAAGCAAGATTTCAATCATGCTCTTACAAGAAGCGTCAGGAGTGTTTCCATCTTTTAttgctctcttcctctgttctgcttttattcctctcttcccctctccaTCTCTTCTGGTCCTATCTTCCTCTGTGGGTGGTGGTAATTGGCAGGGCTGTCTATCTCCTCAGTGCGGGGCTGGAAGCAGTTCCCTTTTGAGATGCTGTcattgtgtagtctgaacagatgcagacagacatgAAACCAGCAGACcaagtggtggtggtgggggggggggggggtatttaaaagaaataaataaatgactgttgtttgaataaaatgtttgagCTACTTAAGAGTGCATGGTTTTCCTCAACAGATCAGTCAGTCAGACTCATTGCTGGATACGATATAAGATAAGATCAATTAAGCACTACTGTATTTTGTGCAGCATGTGTTTCAGTTAGTAGCAGGTCTGGTCTGGTCCTACCTTGCTCCAAAGCCTTCTGTAAGAGACTATGGGATCAAATGAGTAGATCACAGCACAGTGAATGTGTGCGTTttacgcgtgtgtgtgtctccagggTGATTTGAGTTCTTTTCAACCCTTGTCACAGTGGTGTGAGGTTTAATCAGTTCCACTATAGATTAATCACACTAATTAACCTGACAAAAGgatgagaggaagaaaatgGGGAGAGGGGCAGGGGACAGACTGCTGTGACTGatgagaaaactgaaaaaaaaaattaaaagatagagagagaaatagcAATGGAGAGAACCtgacaaagaaaaatgaatGGAGACCATGCTGTCGGGCAAAATagaacagaaaattaattgtaaTGAAATTACACTGCATATGATGTCCAACTGATTTTCTGTGGTTGAATCAAGACtccatttgaaaatgtttgtatCTATTAAATGACATTACTCATCTAGGATAATAAATTGGAACTAAGATAGAGCAGGCACAGTTtatctaatgttttttttcagtgttttggcTCACAATGCAAATTTACTACTAATGGGTGCTTTTAGATTTAATccacaaaatacatttaattgcCTTGTCTATCCTTTGCAACATTAGTATGTCATTCATGTAGAAAGATCGTCTTTAATACATACTTAAACAAGGAGATGTTGGAGTCTGCAGTTGGAAGAAGTGAAAGAAATGTTCAGTGCTTCTTTTTTCGGGACCTAAACACAAATCAATTCACTTTTTGCCCCtttctaaattaaaaataaagaaaaaaaatgtttgtaactCTTTGTAAATTTATATAACCATTAATTGGAAATGCAgtttgtttttggaaaaacCAATTAAATTAGTTTTTCCACATCAAATTAACTAATAAATGAAAGGTGGCAAATCTACTTCCAACCATTAAAAACAGCCCcttatttcttttctcttttccttccgTGTCCTTCCTGTTCTCCAGCTCCAACGGTAAATCAGTGTCTTGGGCGCAGACGGAGCGCAGTGGCTCACGTGGCAACCACCTGTGGCAGCGGCTATCCTTCCATATCAAGAAGAAGGAGAACAATCAGACTGCGGTCATCAAGCCCTTCTCGAAAACGTCAGAGGAGCGTTACTGTGGAGGGGGCGACCTGCCCCCACATGTCCCTctgccctccctcccctctATGTCCTCCCTGCCCAGCCATCCTGACACTGTCACAGACAAGACCCTGTACGAGCTCTCTGAAGCAGAGGAGCGCTACTCCATCACATACCGACCACAGACACCCTCGCCAATCAGCACGGTTAGTCAGAGGCTAGGGGCGGGTTTTGGGGAGGAGCCTCCGATGACTGGTATTTCACAGTACCAGAGCAGCATCTGCAGTGGCGGCAGCGGCAGCAGCTGTGGTCCTTCCAGCAGCGGCTCTGTCGTCGCTGGGAGTGACGGCCGTTTGATTACTGTGGACGATCACCCGGGAGAGCCCCAGAGCTCACTGATGGATCAGATCAGCTGTGTGGTAAACCGCTTCACCGCCAACATCACCGAGCTCAACAGCATGATGTTGTCCCCCTCTCCGacgcactcacacacgcacaaacacacacctccttCTCCTCACCCCACCGACCCATATCTGCTACCCCGTGAAATCCAGATGCCCCCGACCCTCACCACCTACGCCGACGTCCAGCCCCTCCCACCTGTCGAGTCCAGCTTGGGGGGCCGAGGTGGGTGTCTTGCACACCCTATTCCTCATTCACCTTACCCCCTGCCGCCTCTTCACCCCCAgacctccccctctctctcccccatgCGAGGAGGCCTCATCACCTGCCTCACCGACTCTCCTCTGAGGAGGGCGGAGTTGGATGAGGA
Proteins encoded:
- the grm5b gene encoding metabotropic glutamate receptor 5b isoform X2, translating into MMLIIIMLILPIIIFIYVIIIVILLRVSDGWADRYDVTDGFVREAAGGITIKLQSADVKWFDEYYLKLRPENNFRNPWFPEFWQHRFHCRLKGHPQENNKYNRTCSKRESLRQQYAQDTKMGFVINAIYSMAYGLHNMQRALCPGYQGLCDAMRPIDGATLLDFLMKTNFTGVSGEGILFDENGDSPGRYEIMNFKKMGKDYYDYINVGSWDNRGLKIDDDEIWPNKDAMIKSVCSEPCDKGQIKVIRKGEVSCCWTCTPCKENEFVFDEYTCRACELGSWPTDDLTGCDAIPVEYLRWGDPEPIAAVVFACLGQMATFFVTAVFIRFRDTPVVKSSSRELCYIILAGICLGYLCTFSLIAKPHVIHCYLQRLGIGLSPAMSYSALVTKIYANLSWSSMVCGEEPQKSFRYWRVSSRDTSVGGSRTVDLIRKKQGKTQTNRIARILAGSKKKICTKKPRFMSACAQLIIAFLLILLQLGIIVALFLMEPPEVIHDYPSIRQVNLICNTTNLAVVAPLGYNGLLILSCTFYAFKTRNVPANFNEAKYIAFTMYTTCIIWLAFVPIYFGSNYKIITMCFSVSLSATVALCCMFVPKVYIILAKPERNVRSAFTTSTVVRMHVGDGKSSSAASRSSSLVNLWKRRGSTGETLSSNGKSVSWAQTERSGSRGNHLWQRLSFHIKKKENNQTAVIKPFSKTSEERYCGGGDLPPHVPLPSLPSMSSLPSHPDTVTDKTLYELSEAEERYSITYRPQTPSPISTVSQRLGAGFGEEPPMTGISQYQSSICSGGSGSSCGPSSSGSVVAGSDGRLITVDDHPGEPQSSLMDQISCVVNRFTANITELNSMMLSPSPTHSHTHKHTPPSPHPTDPYLLPREIQMPPTLTTYADVQPLPPVESSLGGRGGCLAHPIPHSPYPLPPLHPQTSPSLSPMRGGLITCLTDSPLRRAELDEELIALTPPSPFRDSLASSSGSAISEIDLCLPPVPSHPPPSPPSPRYSRLTLRNYSQSSSSL